A genome region from Thalassotalea euphylliae includes the following:
- a CDS encoding EamA family transporter encodes MSLKDSLLALIIVAIWGFNFIVIAWGVEQMPPLMMGAGRFLFVGVIGCLLVKRPNIPWRWLALYALTLCFGQFALLFCAIAFGMPAGLASLVLQSQALFTIILSVLILHEAIKPAQLVAMVVAGFGLVIIGNSEQATEMTAIGFALTIASAVLWGGGNVINRKINQKGYLAGNNSAGLGLVVWSSWFAFIPFTIASFVFEGQDAILTSLQSFNLVGLGVLLYLSVCASMLGYSLWSYLLAHYPAGQVAPLTLAVPVVGLLCAMVFLDEQVTGGQWLGIFVVMLGLVINMKGEWLAQTLKHKLGSRVKG; translated from the coding sequence ATGTCACTCAAAGATAGTTTACTTGCGCTAATTATTGTCGCTATTTGGGGCTTTAATTTTATTGTGATTGCTTGGGGCGTAGAGCAGATGCCGCCGCTAATGATGGGCGCAGGCCGTTTTCTATTTGTCGGTGTGATTGGCTGTTTACTGGTAAAACGCCCAAATATTCCTTGGCGTTGGCTAGCGCTTTACGCGCTAACCTTGTGCTTTGGCCAATTTGCTTTGCTGTTTTGTGCAATTGCTTTTGGCATGCCCGCGGGTCTTGCTTCGTTAGTGCTGCAATCTCAAGCACTGTTTACCATAATTTTATCGGTGTTAATTCTGCACGAAGCGATTAAGCCGGCGCAGTTAGTGGCGATGGTAGTAGCAGGCTTTGGCTTAGTGATTATTGGCAATAGCGAGCAGGCGACAGAGATGACAGCGATTGGTTTTGCCTTAACGATTGCTTCAGCTGTACTTTGGGGCGGCGGTAATGTGATAAATCGCAAAATTAATCAAAAGGGTTATTTGGCTGGTAATAACAGTGCAGGTCTAGGCTTAGTGGTGTGGTCGTCTTGGTTCGCGTTTATTCCTTTTACGATTGCCAGTTTTGTTTTTGAAGGGCAAGACGCAATTTTAACCAGCCTGCAGTCGTTTAATTTAGTCGGCCTCGGTGTATTGCTGTATTTGTCAGTTTGCGCGTCAATGCTGGGCTACAGCTTATGGAGCTATTTGTTAGCGCATTATCCAGCAGGCCAAGTTGCACCCTTAACCTTAGCTGTGCCAGTGGTTGGTTTGCTATGTGCCATGGTGTTTTTAGATGAACAAGTCACCGGTGGCCAATGGCTTGGGATTTTTGTCGTTATGCTAGGCCTAGTCATTAATATGAAAGGCGAGTGGCTAGCGCAAACGCTTAAGCACAAATTAGGCAGCAGGGTGAAAGGTTAA
- a CDS encoding PH domain-containing protein, translated as MIDFNNKEVFKLKQNEEYGEMVTELLIDSEEIIDAYKSMRDGVVFTSKRIIAVNVQGITGSKKDFTSLPYKNIVAYSVETSGTFDLDSELEIYFSALGKVKFEFNGQASILAISKVISEHTL; from the coding sequence ATGATTGATTTTAATAATAAAGAAGTATTCAAGCTTAAACAAAATGAAGAATACGGTGAAATGGTTACCGAGCTGTTAATTGATAGCGAAGAAATCATTGATGCGTACAAGTCGATGCGTGACGGTGTGGTATTTACCAGCAAACGTATTATTGCGGTTAATGTTCAAGGTATTACTGGTAGTAAGAAAGACTTTACCTCGCTGCCTTACAAAAATATTGTCGCCTATTCAGTGGAAACCTCGGGCACTTTTGACTTGGATTCTGAGCTGGAAATTTACTTTTCAGCACTTGGTAAAGTGAAATTTGAATTTAATGGTCAAGCGTCAATCTTAGCCATTTCTAAAGTGATTTCTGAGCATACGCTTTAA
- a CDS encoding DUF4426 domain-containing protein, translating into MKSIRTWLTSAFALIALTLTSTIVSAENMKTLGAMDVHYMAIGATFLTPQVAKAYGIERSKYNALINISVMDNTKANKPAKAVAISGTAQNLTGQYKRLDFEEVREGQAIYYLAQLNFRDKEKVKFELTITDGSETHELMFNQTFYVD; encoded by the coding sequence ATGAAATCAATTCGAACCTGGCTGACAAGTGCGTTTGCACTTATCGCCTTAACGTTGACCAGCACAATCGTTAGCGCAGAGAACATGAAAACCTTAGGGGCAATGGATGTTCACTATATGGCGATTGGTGCGACCTTTTTAACGCCTCAAGTTGCCAAAGCTTACGGTATCGAACGCAGTAAATATAACGCGCTAATCAACATTTCCGTCATGGACAACACCAAAGCCAACAAGCCTGCTAAAGCGGTGGCAATTTCTGGCACAGCGCAAAACTTAACGGGTCAATACAAGCGCTTAGATTTTGAAGAAGTGCGTGAAGGTCAGGCGATTTACTACCTCGCCCAACTCAACTTTCGCGACAAAGAAAAGGTTAAGTTTGAGCTCACCATTACTGATGGCAGCGAAACCCATGAGTTAATGTTTAACCAAACCTTTTATGTTGATTAA